In Arthrobacter burdickii, one DNA window encodes the following:
- a CDS encoding aminotransferase class I/II-fold pyridoxal phosphate-dependent enzyme has translation MTTEARTTITPASGTAPWARAARGANLLGSDGGLGITIFEEVTALAQQHAAINLGQGFPDEDGPQEILEAARTAIAEGANQYAPGQGLAVLRHAIAEHQERFYGLHVDPQSEVIVSTGATESIAAAILAFAGPGDEVLTFEPFYDSYGAVIGLSGATHTTAPLRAPDFQPDAAGLEAAFSERTRVVVVNNPHNPTGSVFTRPALELIVQLAERYGAIIVTDEVYEHLTFGSRHLPIASLPRAAERTLTISSAGKTFSVTGWKVGWLSGPAELVAKVRTVKTFLTYTSGTPFQGAVALGLGLPDEYFSSTAATLRKKRDLLGEGLRAAGFDVFEPQGTFFTVVDAAPLGIDDATDLARRLPSLVGVAAIPVAVFCHEEGAEHTRSMLRFAFCKKFDVIEEGARRLATLRERV, from the coding sequence ATGACGACGGAAGCGCGCACGACCATCACCCCGGCCAGCGGCACGGCACCGTGGGCACGAGCGGCGCGTGGCGCGAACCTGCTCGGCAGCGATGGCGGGCTCGGCATCACGATCTTCGAGGAGGTGACGGCCCTCGCGCAGCAGCATGCGGCGATCAACCTCGGGCAGGGTTTCCCGGACGAGGACGGGCCGCAGGAGATCCTCGAGGCTGCCCGCACCGCGATCGCCGAGGGTGCCAACCAGTACGCCCCCGGGCAGGGGCTCGCCGTCCTGCGCCATGCGATCGCCGAGCACCAGGAGCGTTTCTACGGGCTGCACGTCGATCCGCAGAGCGAGGTCATCGTCAGCACGGGGGCCACCGAGTCGATTGCGGCCGCGATCCTCGCTTTCGCGGGTCCGGGTGACGAGGTGCTCACCTTCGAGCCCTTCTACGACTCCTACGGTGCCGTGATCGGGCTCTCGGGTGCCACGCACACCACCGCGCCCCTGAGGGCTCCGGATTTCCAGCCCGATGCCGCCGGGCTGGAGGCCGCCTTCAGCGAGCGCACCCGGGTCGTCGTCGTCAACAATCCGCACAACCCGACGGGCAGCGTCTTCACCCGACCGGCCCTCGAGCTCATCGTGCAGCTGGCGGAGCGCTACGGGGCCATCATCGTGACGGACGAGGTGTACGAGCACCTGACGTTCGGGAGCAGGCACCTGCCGATCGCATCCCTGCCGCGGGCCGCCGAGCGCACCCTGACCATCTCCTCCGCGGGCAAGACGTTCTCGGTGACCGGCTGGAAGGTCGGCTGGCTCAGCGGCCCGGCCGAGCTGGTGGCGAAGGTCCGCACCGTCAAGACCTTCCTGACGTACACCTCGGGGACGCCGTTCCAGGGTGCCGTCGCCCTGGGCCTGGGGCTGCCCGACGAGTACTTCTCCTCCACCGCAGCGACGCTGCGGAAGAAACGGGACCTCCTGGGTGAGGGCCTCCGGGCCGCCGGCTTCGACGTCTTCGAGCCGCAGGGCACGTTCTTCACCGTGGTCGATGCCGCCCCCCTGGGCATCGACGACGCGACCGACCTCGCGCGACGCCTGCCGTCCCTGGTCGGGGTCGCGGCCATCCCGGTGGCGGTGTTCTGCCACGAGGAGGGCGCCGAGCACACGCGCTCCATGCTCCGGTTCGCCTTCTGCAAGAAGTTCGACGTGATCGAGGAGGGCGCCCGCCGCCTCGCCACGCTGCGGGAGCGCGTGTGA
- a CDS encoding YceD family protein produces MTFSVKDLGRSPGSMRTVEEHVPAPKDFGVALIGVQEGSEMELDLRFESVHEGILVSGTANVEVTGECGRCLEPLRFDRDVDIQELFFYSDSQSLSVEEDEEQYRVENDSVDLEPVLRDAVVTSLPFQPVCREDCKGLCSECGARLNDDPDHHHEVLDPRWSALAGLAGTAAENDAATKSESDEREES; encoded by the coding sequence TTGACTTTCAGTGTCAAGGATCTCGGACGCAGTCCGGGAAGCATGCGGACAGTTGAAGAACATGTACCGGCACCGAAGGACTTCGGCGTCGCACTGATCGGTGTGCAGGAAGGTTCCGAGATGGAACTGGACCTGCGGTTCGAATCGGTGCACGAGGGGATCCTGGTGTCGGGAACGGCAAACGTCGAGGTAACCGGCGAGTGCGGCCGTTGCCTGGAGCCACTGCGGTTCGACCGCGACGTGGACATCCAGGAACTCTTCTTCTACAGCGACTCCCAGTCGCTGTCGGTGGAAGAGGACGAAGAACAGTACAGGGTGGAGAACGATTCGGTCGATCTGGAACCCGTGCTGAGGGATGCGGTGGTTACGTCGCTGCCATTCCAGCCGGTGTGCCGGGAGGATTGCAAGGGTCTGTGCTCCGAATGCGGAGCCCGGCTCAACGACGATCCGGACCACCACCATGAAGTTTTGGATCCTCGCTGGTCAGCCCTTGCCGGGCTGGCAGGCACCGCCGCTGAGAATGACGCGGCAACCAAGTCAGAGTCAGACGAGAGAGAAGAGAGTTAG
- a CDS encoding spermidine synthase has translation MSPSQEPESDGDFDVPTRWLPGAAAYAEIDEDAYIDGALILSIGGAQQSHVDMRHPDRVFYEYLQRIARVIDLVSPPTAPLRILHLGAGALTLVRYVQATRPGSAQVAVDLEADLIDFVLDAMPLPDGTVCEVVVADAADAVLEQPDAAFDAVVLDIFAGADAPAHLTGADFAAHLLRVCAEDGVVLVNVGDDPPLAFARAQSRQLSALTAGTAVLTEAGMVGGAHPGNVIIAARPAGWPDAWTPALLAAGPHPAAVLVGREREAFEQDLPQDSKPDLPQASGPERAE, from the coding sequence GTGAGCCCGTCCCAGGAGCCGGAGTCCGACGGCGACTTCGACGTCCCCACCCGCTGGCTGCCCGGCGCCGCTGCCTACGCGGAGATCGACGAGGATGCCTACATCGACGGGGCACTGATCCTCAGCATCGGTGGGGCGCAGCAGTCCCACGTCGACATGCGCCACCCCGACCGGGTGTTCTATGAATACCTCCAGCGCATCGCGCGGGTCATCGACCTGGTGTCGCCCCCCACCGCTCCCCTGCGGATCCTGCACCTCGGAGCCGGCGCCCTGACCCTCGTCCGGTACGTCCAGGCGACCCGTCCGGGGTCCGCGCAGGTGGCGGTCGACCTGGAGGCAGACCTGATCGACTTCGTCCTCGACGCCATGCCGCTCCCGGACGGCACGGTGTGCGAGGTCGTCGTCGCCGACGCCGCGGACGCGGTCCTCGAGCAGCCGGACGCGGCGTTCGACGCCGTCGTGCTCGACATCTTCGCCGGAGCCGACGCACCGGCCCACCTGACCGGCGCGGATTTCGCGGCCCACCTGCTGAGGGTCTGCGCGGAGGACGGAGTCGTCCTGGTGAACGTCGGGGACGACCCGCCGCTCGCCTTCGCCCGCGCACAGAGCCGGCAGCTGTCCGCGCTCACGGCAGGGACCGCCGTACTGACCGAGGCCGGCATGGTCGGCGGCGCGCATCCCGGCAACGTCATCATCGCCGCCCGCCCCGCGGGCTGGCCGGACGCATGGACGCCGGCGCTCCTCGCCGCAGGGCCGCACCCGGCGGCCGTTCTCGTGGGCCGGGAACGCGAGGCCTTCGAGCAGGACCTCCCGCAGGACTCCAAGCCGGACCTCCCGCAGGCCTCCGGGCCTGAACGCGCGGAGTAG
- a CDS encoding NAD-dependent epimerase/dehydratase family protein: protein MTVLVTGASGMLGRAVAEHLLAGGSDVRCFQRRPSGIDGVEEFLGSIGDAGAVTAAVRDCDAVIHLAAKVSFTGTPAEFERTNVEGTRLLLDAAQEARATDVVYVSSPSVAHDGTSLVGAPAGPADPEYARGHYARTKATAELLALARSTPEFRVAAVRPHIVWGPGDTQLVERVLERARHGRLPLLDGGTALIDTTYVDNAASAIVACLDRMQAAQGQAFVVTNGEPRPIAELLGGICRSGGVRPPAWSVPGALARGAGAVIERAWLALGRAEEPPMTRFLAEQLSTAHWFDQRHTRAVLDWQPSVSIEEGLERLAAHYRG from the coding sequence GTGACCGTCCTCGTGACGGGTGCCAGCGGCATGCTGGGCCGGGCCGTCGCGGAACACCTCCTGGCCGGCGGTTCCGACGTGCGGTGCTTCCAGCGCCGTCCGTCCGGCATCGACGGGGTCGAGGAGTTCCTCGGCTCCATCGGGGACGCTGGGGCGGTCACGGCAGCGGTGCGGGACTGCGATGCCGTGATCCATCTCGCCGCGAAGGTGTCCTTCACCGGGACGCCGGCCGAGTTCGAGCGCACGAACGTGGAGGGGACTCGGCTCCTGCTCGACGCCGCGCAGGAGGCCCGCGCCACCGACGTCGTGTACGTCTCCTCCCCGTCCGTCGCCCACGACGGCACGTCGCTGGTAGGCGCTCCGGCCGGCCCCGCGGACCCGGAGTACGCGCGCGGACACTATGCACGGACCAAGGCGACGGCGGAGCTGCTCGCCCTCGCACGCTCGACGCCGGAGTTCCGCGTGGCGGCGGTGCGGCCGCACATCGTGTGGGGGCCGGGCGACACACAGCTCGTCGAACGCGTCCTCGAGCGGGCCCGGCATGGTCGCCTGCCGCTGCTCGACGGCGGTACCGCACTCATCGACACCACCTACGTGGACAACGCGGCATCGGCCATCGTCGCCTGCCTCGATCGCATGCAGGCCGCGCAGGGGCAGGCATTCGTGGTCACGAACGGCGAGCCGCGCCCCATCGCGGAGCTGCTGGGCGGCATCTGCCGCTCCGGCGGCGTCCGGCCCCCCGCCTGGTCGGTGCCGGGGGCGCTGGCCCGGGGCGCCGGCGCGGTGATCGAACGGGCATGGCTGGCACTCGGACGTGCGGAGGAGCCCCCCATGACCCGTTTCCTGGCCGAACAGCTCTCCACGGCGCACTGGTTCGACCAGCGGCACACGCGGGCGGTGCTGGACTGGCAGCCGTCCGTCAGCATCGAGGAAGGCCTCGAGCGGCTCGCTGCGCACTACCGCGGCTGA
- a CDS encoding alpha/beta fold hydrolase — protein MVALPGVDPSWSTYIDVPSSSAADAPGTSHRWHYLDNGLGQDDTGSARGTLLCVHGNPTWSYLWRTYLAAGLEAGWRVIAVDQLDMGYSERTGVFRRLEHRITDLEDFVAAVGLSGPVVTVGHDWGGVISLGYANRNRDDLAAVILTNTAIHQDPDRPIPAPLRLALAPGVHGLGTRTSTAFLDVTLSLARPALDRAVRRAFRDPYRTPAARQGIANFVSDIPADPSHPSYGALTTTAEGIRSLGVPVLLMWGPHDPIFSDPYLEDLARRMPHADIHRFERAGHLVQEDAPTASTAMEWLGNRSVGESRSGTERDDAGLDIQQDLQQDPPRSVQQDTAYLPLGARIPELAAGPAGTTTAVAELTAAGTRTLSWRELDDDIRAVAGGLTALGFGAGSRVSLLVPPGVDLTVLIYACLRIGAVIVVADAGLGARGLSRAVKGSAPDFVIGIERALLAARAFGWPGRRISVAPLSPVRRAALRVEASLNDLRAAGPADPAGAAPDADAAILFTSGSTGPAKGVVYTHRQLSAMRDAVETTLGLGPGAALVAGFAPFALLGPALGATSVTPYMDVTTPGTLTAQALADAAAAVDATVVFASPAALRNVLTTSADVTGLGRAALGRISLLLSAGAPVPVPLLDAVQDLVPSAVLHTPYGMTESLLVADIDLAGIRTAAAAAAAGLEGAGNGVCVGRPVSGARAAVSPLDGTGAAAGEPTTAPGVTGEILVDAPHVKDRYFRLWRTQQESSRTPPWHRTGDVGHFDAEGRLWVEGRLGHVVTAAGGVLTPVGLEQALEELDGVHLAAVVGVGPVGTQAVVAVLQAETAGRHPRLADPRLAAAARAAARDLGVDLAAVLAVPALPVDIRHNAKIDRTRVAAWSGRFLSGDRAGSL, from the coding sequence GTGGTAGCACTCCCCGGCGTTGACCCCTCGTGGTCGACGTACATCGACGTGCCCTCGTCCAGTGCCGCGGACGCCCCGGGCACCAGCCATCGCTGGCACTACCTCGACAACGGGCTGGGCCAGGACGACACCGGCAGCGCGCGGGGGACGCTCCTGTGCGTCCACGGCAACCCGACGTGGTCCTACCTGTGGCGGACCTACCTCGCCGCCGGGCTGGAGGCCGGGTGGCGCGTGATCGCCGTCGACCAGCTCGACATGGGCTACTCGGAACGGACGGGCGTCTTCCGCCGCCTCGAGCACCGCATCACCGACCTCGAGGACTTCGTCGCCGCCGTGGGCCTGTCGGGGCCCGTGGTCACGGTGGGACACGACTGGGGCGGCGTCATCAGCCTCGGCTATGCGAACCGCAACCGGGACGACCTCGCCGCCGTCATCCTGACCAACACGGCCATCCACCAGGATCCCGACCGTCCGATCCCGGCTCCGCTGCGGCTCGCGCTCGCGCCGGGCGTGCACGGGCTCGGCACCAGGACCAGCACGGCGTTCCTGGACGTGACCCTGTCCCTCGCCCGGCCCGCCCTGGACCGGGCCGTACGCCGCGCGTTCCGGGATCCCTACCGCACGCCCGCCGCACGCCAGGGCATCGCGAACTTCGTCTCCGACATCCCCGCCGACCCGTCCCACCCGAGCTACGGCGCCCTCACCACGACGGCCGAGGGGATCCGCAGCCTCGGCGTGCCCGTCCTTCTGATGTGGGGCCCGCACGATCCGATCTTCTCCGACCCCTACCTCGAGGACCTCGCCCGCCGGATGCCGCACGCGGACATCCACCGCTTCGAGCGGGCCGGCCACCTCGTGCAGGAGGACGCCCCGACGGCCTCGACGGCCATGGAGTGGCTCGGGAACCGCTCCGTCGGGGAATCCCGTTCCGGGACGGAGCGGGACGATGCTGGACTGGATATCCAGCAGGATCTCCAGCAGGATCCTCCGCGGTCCGTCCAGCAGGACACCGCCTACCTGCCGCTCGGCGCCCGCATCCCGGAACTGGCGGCCGGTCCCGCAGGAACCACGACCGCCGTCGCCGAGCTGACGGCCGCCGGGACGCGCACGCTGTCCTGGCGCGAGCTGGACGACGACATCCGCGCCGTCGCCGGGGGCCTCACCGCGCTCGGCTTCGGCGCGGGCAGCAGGGTGAGCCTGCTCGTCCCGCCCGGAGTCGACCTGACCGTCCTGATCTATGCGTGCCTCCGGATCGGCGCGGTGATCGTCGTGGCGGACGCGGGGCTCGGGGCGCGCGGCCTCAGCCGGGCCGTGAAGGGTTCCGCGCCCGACTTCGTCATCGGCATCGAGCGGGCGCTCCTCGCTGCGCGCGCCTTCGGCTGGCCGGGGCGCCGCATCAGCGTCGCTCCGCTGTCGCCGGTGCGGCGGGCGGCACTGCGGGTCGAGGCCTCACTGAACGACCTCCGCGCCGCCGGTCCCGCAGACCCGGCGGGAGCAGCACCTGACGCCGATGCCGCCATCCTCTTCACCTCCGGTTCCACCGGGCCGGCCAAGGGCGTGGTGTACACGCACCGGCAGCTCTCCGCCATGCGCGACGCCGTGGAGACCACTCTCGGACTGGGACCGGGAGCCGCGCTCGTCGCGGGCTTCGCCCCCTTCGCCCTGCTGGGTCCTGCCCTCGGTGCGACGTCCGTCACGCCCTACATGGACGTGACCACTCCCGGGACCCTGACCGCCCAGGCACTGGCCGACGCCGCCGCGGCCGTCGACGCGACCGTCGTCTTCGCGTCCCCCGCAGCCCTGCGGAACGTCCTGACGACCTCGGCGGACGTCACCGGACTCGGGCGGGCGGCCCTGGGCAGGATCTCGCTCCTGCTCTCCGCCGGCGCCCCGGTTCCCGTCCCGCTCCTGGACGCCGTGCAGGACCTCGTACCGTCCGCCGTGCTCCACACGCCCTACGGCATGACCGAGTCGCTGCTCGTCGCGGACATCGACCTGGCGGGGATCCGGACCGCTGCCGCAGCGGCGGCCGCCGGGCTCGAGGGCGCCGGCAACGGCGTCTGCGTCGGGCGCCCGGTCTCCGGTGCCCGTGCCGCGGTCAGCCCCCTCGACGGCACAGGCGCGGCGGCGGGAGAACCGACGACCGCCCCCGGGGTGACCGGGGAGATCCTCGTCGATGCCCCGCACGTCAAGGACCGTTACTTCCGCCTGTGGAGGACGCAGCAGGAGTCGTCGCGAACGCCTCCGTGGCACCGCACGGGCGACGTCGGCCACTTCGACGCCGAAGGACGCCTGTGGGTCGAAGGCCGTCTGGGCCATGTCGTGACGGCGGCGGGAGGCGTCCTGACCCCGGTCGGGCTCGAGCAGGCGCTGGAGGAACTCGACGGAGTGCACCTCGCCGCCGTCGTCGGCGTCGGGCCCGTGGGCACCCAGGCCGTCGTGGCGGTCCTCCAGGCGGAGACGGCGGGACGACACCCGCGTCTGGCCGACCCACGGCTCGCGGCAGCTGCCCGGGCGGCGGCTCGGGACCTCGGCGTGGATCTCGCGGCCGTTCTCGCGGTGCCCGCACTCCCGGTCGACATCCGCCACAATGCCAAGATCGACCGCACGCGCGTCGCCGCGTGGAGCGGCCGCTTCCTGTCGGGGGACCGGGCGGGATCCCTGTGA
- the coaD gene encoding pantetheine-phosphate adenylyltransferase, which translates to MSRAVCPGSFDPLHNGHVEIISRAARLFDEVIVAVSTNYAKKYRFPLGERIAFCTGSLSHLDGVTVLPMGSGLLADFCREHGATALVKGLRSGLDFDYELPMATMNRHLADVETVFLPTGSEFAHVSSTLLKEVAFLGGDVQPFVPEAVFRRLVPSGDAPSTAGSAGDRPGGA; encoded by the coding sequence ATGAGTCGCGCCGTCTGCCCAGGATCCTTCGACCCCCTCCACAACGGACACGTCGAGATCATCAGCCGGGCCGCCCGCCTGTTCGACGAGGTGATCGTCGCGGTGTCTACCAACTATGCGAAGAAGTACCGGTTCCCCCTGGGCGAGCGCATCGCGTTCTGCACGGGCAGTCTCTCGCACCTCGACGGGGTCACTGTGCTCCCGATGGGGTCCGGCCTCCTGGCCGACTTCTGCAGGGAGCACGGTGCGACGGCGCTCGTGAAGGGACTGAGGTCCGGGCTCGATTTCGACTACGAACTCCCCATGGCCACGATGAACCGCCACCTCGCCGACGTCGAGACCGTCTTCCTGCCGACGGGAAGCGAGTTCGCGCACGTCTCCTCGACGCTCCTGAAAGAGGTTGCCTTCCTGGGCGGCGATGTGCAGCCGTTCGTTCCGGAAGCGGTCTTCCGCCGCCTGGTGCCGTCCGGCGACGCCCCGAGCACGGCAGGGAGTGCCGGGGATCGGCCCGGGGGAGCGTGA
- a CDS encoding 3-oxoacyl-ACP synthase III, with protein sequence MTGNATFRHDNTALLAVTSVEAPVVVSSAEFDERLAPSLKRLRLSKRLLERVAGVTERRWWSPGSDFDDAAIEAGAKAMAEAGIEPGDVGLLINTSVTRRNLEPSVAVKIHHSLGLPSSAMNFDLANACLGFVNGMTLAANMIDSGQIRYALIVAGEDAQRTQEATFKRLNREDSTREDFLSEFATLTLGSGAAAAVLGPADSHPGSHRILGGVSRAGTQHHELCVGGIDGMYTDTKGLLDGGLELVVTAWHEAQADGWSWDAMDRYVTHQVSNSYTNAIIKAVDLERERVPITFPHWGNVGPASLPMTLAQESQSLSPGDRVLCLGVGSGLNTSMMEIAW encoded by the coding sequence TTGACCGGTAACGCGACGTTTCGACATGACAACACGGCTTTGCTCGCCGTCACGAGTGTGGAGGCGCCGGTAGTCGTCAGTTCCGCAGAGTTCGACGAACGGCTGGCGCCCAGCCTGAAGAGGCTCCGGCTCTCGAAGCGGCTCCTCGAGCGCGTGGCCGGTGTGACGGAGCGCCGCTGGTGGTCGCCCGGGTCCGACTTCGACGACGCCGCCATCGAGGCGGGAGCCAAGGCCATGGCGGAAGCCGGCATCGAACCCGGTGACGTCGGCCTGCTGATCAACACCTCGGTGACCCGCCGCAACCTCGAACCGTCGGTCGCCGTGAAGATCCACCACTCCCTGGGTCTCCCCTCGTCCGCCATGAACTTCGACCTGGCCAACGCGTGCCTCGGCTTCGTGAACGGCATGACGCTCGCCGCCAACATGATCGACTCCGGGCAGATCAGGTACGCCCTGATCGTCGCCGGCGAGGACGCCCAGCGGACCCAGGAAGCGACGTTCAAGCGGCTGAACCGCGAGGACTCCACCCGTGAGGACTTCCTCAGCGAATTCGCGACCCTCACCCTCGGTTCCGGGGCTGCCGCCGCCGTGCTCGGTCCCGCCGACTCCCACCCCGGGTCGCACCGCATCCTCGGTGGCGTCTCGCGTGCCGGCACGCAGCACCACGAACTGTGCGTGGGCGGCATCGACGGGATGTACACCGACACGAAGGGCTTGCTCGACGGCGGGCTCGAACTCGTGGTCACCGCATGGCACGAGGCGCAGGCCGACGGCTGGTCCTGGGACGCGATGGACCGCTACGTGACCCACCAGGTCTCCAACTCCTACACCAACGCCATCATCAAGGCCGTGGACCTCGAGCGCGAGCGCGTTCCCATCACCTTCCCGCACTGGGGCAACGTGGGGCCCGCATCGCTGCCGATGACCCTCGCGCAGGAGTCCCAGTCGCTCTCGCCGGGAGACCGCGTGCTGTGCCTGGGCGTCGGATCGGGCCTGAACACCTCCATGATGGAGATTGCGTGGTAG
- a CDS encoding LysM peptidoglycan-binding domain-containing C40 family peptidase: MSKKSNFARHRAVPTRINPLVTASRAVSATASVAGKPAAVVVAASGIMLGAALPASAAGEISVESISTQPAAATTVAAGTYTVQAGDTLGSIAAAHGVSLEAVFTANGLGYSSIIYPGQSISLGGSAAPQQYSTQSAAIVAAPVAAPVAAPVAAPVAAPAGNSTGLSTQAAAFSPVATSGITATAMQGLGSAYVYGGTSFGAWDCSGFVQWVYAQNGISLPRTTWSQFAALTPTSNPQPGDLVSQNGGSHVGIYLGNGQMISALNPSQGTLVHSVNAMSVDGYYTR, translated from the coding sequence ATGTCCAAGAAGAGCAATTTCGCGCGCCACCGGGCAGTCCCCACGCGCATCAACCCCCTCGTCACCGCATCCCGCGCGGTCAGCGCCACCGCTTCGGTGGCCGGCAAGCCCGCCGCCGTCGTTGTTGCCGCTTCCGGCATCATGCTCGGTGCAGCGCTTCCGGCAAGCGCCGCCGGCGAGATCAGCGTCGAGTCCATCAGCACCCAGCCGGCAGCGGCGACCACCGTTGCGGCAGGTACCTACACTGTCCAGGCCGGTGACACCCTCGGGAGCATCGCAGCAGCCCACGGTGTGAGCCTCGAGGCCGTCTTCACGGCCAACGGCCTCGGGTACAGCTCGATCATCTACCCCGGCCAGTCGATCTCCCTCGGCGGTTCCGCTGCACCCCAGCAGTACTCCACCCAGTCTGCAGCCATCGTCGCCGCTCCCGTAGCTGCACCCGTCGCTGCACCCGTAGCGGCTCCCGTAGCTGCTCCGGCAGGCAACTCGACGGGCCTCAGCACGCAGGCTGCGGCGTTCTCGCCGGTAGCGACCAGCGGCATCACCGCGACCGCGATGCAGGGCCTCGGCTCGGCATACGTCTACGGCGGCACCTCCTTCGGCGCCTGGGACTGCTCCGGCTTCGTGCAGTGGGTCTACGCACAGAACGGCATCAGTCTGCCGCGCACCACCTGGTCGCAGTTCGCAGCCCTGACGCCCACCAGCAACCCCCAGCCGGGCGACCTGGTGAGCCAGAACGGCGGCAGTCACGTCGGTATCTACCTCGGCAACGGCCAGATGATCAGCGCGCTGAACCCCTCGCAGGGAACGCTCGTGCACTCGGTCAACGCCATGTCGGTGGACGGCTACTACACGCGATAA
- the rpmF gene encoding 50S ribosomal protein L32, with translation MAVPKRKMSRANTRARRSQWKATAPKLVKTIENGRVTYSLAHQAKVVTDSAGTPLFLEYKGRKVADV, from the coding sequence GTGGCTGTCCCGAAGCGGAAGATGTCCCGCGCGAATACCCGTGCACGCCGGTCCCAGTGGAAGGCAACCGCCCCCAAGCTGGTCAAGACCATCGAGAACGGCCGCGTCACCTACAGCCTCGCCCACCAGGCCAAGGTTGTCACCGACTCAGCCGGTACCCCGCTGTTCCTTGAGTACAAGGGCCGCAAGGTAGCCGACGTCTAA
- the mutM gene encoding bifunctional DNA-formamidopyrimidine glycosylase/DNA-(apurinic or apyrimidinic site) lyase, producing MPELPEVEVVRRGLARWVTGRTVEDVDVLDARSLRRHVHGVEDFRGNVTGARVTDVVRRGKFLWMILEDPDGPRSALAAAPSTALMAHLGMSGQLLIEEPDAPLEKHLKVRLRLSAASDADGTPLPADLRFVDQRIFGGMFVTDLEPTTDGRPGGLGGGSLPLIPRQAAHIARDPLDPAFSAESFHRRLRERKTSLKRALLDQGLISGIGNIYADEALWAARMHYARPTDTLRRPDTLRIVEAVTTVMRRALEAGGTSFDSLYVNVNGASGYFARDLEAYGRAGQPCRRCLSEGRTTLMRREAFMNRSSFLCLFCQPRPRNARA from the coding sequence GTGCCTGAACTCCCCGAGGTCGAGGTGGTGCGCCGAGGCCTGGCGCGCTGGGTGACCGGGCGTACGGTCGAGGACGTCGACGTGCTCGACGCGCGATCGCTTCGACGACACGTCCACGGGGTCGAGGATTTTCGCGGCAACGTCACGGGCGCCCGCGTGACCGACGTCGTCCGTCGCGGGAAGTTCCTCTGGATGATCCTCGAGGATCCGGACGGCCCCCGCAGCGCTCTCGCAGCCGCTCCTTCCACCGCCCTCATGGCCCACCTCGGGATGAGCGGGCAGCTGCTCATCGAGGAGCCCGACGCCCCGCTGGAGAAGCACCTGAAGGTGCGGCTGAGACTGTCCGCAGCAAGCGATGCCGACGGTACGCCGCTTCCGGCGGACCTGCGCTTCGTGGACCAGCGGATCTTCGGCGGCATGTTCGTGACGGACCTCGAGCCGACGACGGATGGCCGGCCGGGCGGACTCGGGGGCGGAAGCCTCCCGCTCATTCCCCGGCAGGCCGCGCACATCGCCCGTGATCCCCTCGACCCGGCGTTCTCCGCGGAGTCCTTCCACCGCCGGCTCCGGGAGCGGAAGACCAGCCTCAAGCGTGCGCTCCTCGACCAGGGGCTCATCTCGGGCATCGGGAACATCTACGCCGACGAGGCCTTGTGGGCGGCGAGGATGCACTACGCGCGTCCCACCGACACCCTCCGCCGGCCGGACACCCTCCGCATCGTCGAGGCGGTCACGACCGTCATGCGGCGGGCACTGGAGGCCGGCGGCACCAGTTTCGACTCGCTGTACGTCAACGTCAACGGTGCGTCCGGCTACTTCGCACGCGACCTGGAAGCCTACGGGCGTGCCGGGCAGCCCTGCCGCCGGTGCCTGTCGGAGGGCCGGACGACCCTCATGCGACGGGAGGCATTCATGAACCGGTCGTCCTTCCTCTGCCTCTTCTGCCAGCCCAGACCGCGCAACGCGCGAGCCTAG
- the rnc gene encoding ribonuclease III — translation MKNTAELTKRLGVDIDTETLRLALTHRSYAYEQGGIPTNERLEFLGDSVLGLSVTDALYRDNPGLSEGELAKRRSAVVSTKALAGVARSLDLGNYVLLGQGEKLTNGRDKASILADTMEAVIGAAYLSHGIETARAMVMRLIGPLLRDSAVLGEGTDWKTRIQETAAARRLGLIDYQVDGTGPDHARTFTARLVIGGVDYGSGCGHSKKEAEQAAAAESWRLLAEAPGADAGPEAAGGSSADRA, via the coding sequence GTGAAGAATACAGCAGAACTCACGAAGCGTCTCGGTGTCGATATCGACACCGAGACGCTTCGTCTTGCCCTGACGCACCGGTCCTACGCCTACGAACAGGGCGGGATCCCCACGAACGAGCGCCTGGAGTTCCTCGGTGACTCCGTGCTCGGCCTGTCGGTGACGGACGCGTTGTACCGGGACAATCCCGGCCTCTCCGAGGGTGAACTCGCGAAGCGGCGTTCCGCCGTCGTCAGCACCAAGGCGCTGGCGGGGGTGGCCCGTTCCCTCGATCTCGGCAACTACGTGCTGCTCGGCCAGGGGGAGAAGCTCACCAATGGCCGCGACAAGGCCTCCATTCTCGCGGACACCATGGAAGCCGTCATCGGCGCGGCATACCTGAGTCACGGGATCGAGACCGCTCGCGCGATGGTCATGCGGCTCATCGGTCCGCTCCTGCGGGACTCAGCGGTCCTCGGGGAGGGTACCGACTGGAAGACCCGTATCCAGGAGACCGCCGCCGCCCGTCGCCTGGGGCTGATCGACTACCAGGTCGACGGGACCGGCCCCGACCACGCCCGAACGTTCACGGCGCGCCTGGTGATCGGCGGCGTCGACTACGGATCCGGCTGCGGGCACTCCAAGAAGGAAGCGGAGCAGGCGGCGGCGGCCGAGTCGTGGAGGCTCCTCGCCGAGGCACCTGGCGCGGATGCCGGGCCCGAAGCGGCCGGCGGTTCCTCCGCGGACAGGGCCTGA